ACACGGTGGCAGTGTCTCAGTAGTGATGTGACTCAGTGCTGTTCAGGCGTGATACTGTCACCTCTCGTTTTCTGCATGCGAAGGCGTGCGTGCGCCCGGTGACTCATCCCTGCGTGTTTGTGAGTGAGTGCGTGAGCGAGTGAGTGGGCAGGATACGTGGGTAAACCTTACAGTCTTACTGTCCTCCTGCCTCTACTGACGTTCATTTGTTGTGATTCATCGAAATTACCAGCAGGACGCGCAATTCCACACTTTAGCACCATTAGTTCAGCAGACGGCGAGTGCATCAGATTCGGAGAGTGTTTCTTTCAATTTACCTAATATACAAACAAGCGCCATTAACACTGCGTAACACTTCTGTCTGCGTAACACAGTGAGAGATTCAATTCCTCGGGGCATGTTCATTACAAATGATCCGTTTTCGTTATTTGTTTCAAGAAATCAAATCATACATCTGAAGTTAAGTAGGGGAGACCGGAGATGGTTGtaacatgtttttacatttctgtctgCGTCTTGGAGTTTTTTAAGCCagtgcattcaaaatgcaaatcaAACTTTCAAGTGTCTGCTATTAAATGACAgctgttttctttgcagcacAAACAGAAAAATCATGGTTTAGTTTCAAACACAAGGTgtgaaatgttacatttcaCCCCATAGTCTGGGTTAGTTGAAACATACCCTGGGGTAAGATGTAACATTAGAATATCCACCGGGATGATAtgtaacaaaatgtaataaggattatgacaaaaaaatggatattaaagctttttattcaacactGACTCTTCAGTAtaactagtgtgtgtgtgtgtgtgtgtgtgtgtgtgtgtgttcatgtttgtatatcccggtggggacctaaacctgaacgcacaccaacacatggggactcgtgtcaccgtggggaccaaaattgaggtccccacatgcaaaaaagctaataaattgtacagaacattttttttttaatctaaaaatgcaaaaagtttcctatctttaggtttaggggtagggttagggttagttgtgtacttgtacatctatatttgtgaggaccggtttgagttgtagaccagcggtgtgaggacaaggagagtaaagtgaggacattttggccgGTCCTCACTTCTAGAGACCTCTTTAAAGGGCTGTTTTAGGGTTTAGTTTATAATTAGGAttatgttaggtttagggtaagggttagggtcaggcatgtagttctgatggttagggtaacgggctagagattgcattgcgtcaatgtacagtatgtcctCATAAAAATAGCTGCgcaaacatgtgtgtgtgtgtgtgtgtgtgtgtgtggagggggggagggtaaaccctacggtatggggacaaaatgtccccacaaagatggcaatatccaaaatctttgtccttgtggggacatttttttgtccccatgaggaaacaagcttataaatcataaagAATTAACTTctgtgaaaatctaaaagagcagaaagttttgtgtgattgttagggttagggggtgggttaggggtagggaatatgatatacagtttgtacagtataaaaaccattgcgtctatggaatgtccccataaaacatggaaacccaacattgtgcgtgcttgcgtgcgtgcgtgcgtgcgtgcgtgtgtgcgtgttacaatgcaaaataaaacgTGCAAATGTGCATTAGCTTCAACAATTGAACACTATTTGTGTGGGTGAGTGTGTGTTACATTAGCATCATCCTTATAAAACTGAATAGCTATCATTCATGTGGGTGTGGGTGTACGTTTGTTACTCTGTCATAGTAATGaccatatttaaattaaacatgaacacttgaacattttttgtgtttgtgtgttgagtCTTGTTGTTACAACTGACCCAGAGTCTTGTAGCCATGAAATAGCTCACCTTACAGCTAAAAGCTAACACATTAGCATCAACAACTTGTATGAAATAAatctacacagacacacaaataaCATAATTTAACTTTGATTAGTTTAACTACAAATCAGGCATTGCCATTACAAAAACAAGTTAAGTAAAAAAACTTACTTTCTTACCTCAAGTTAAGTTTTTCCCCTCTAACTTCTGCTGTATCTGCCACAGGGCTCTACATTCTCACATGTGCAATAAGGACTAAACTAAGCATGTGTGAAGTGAATCAGGTGATTTGTAACTAGTTCCTGATTGGAGAGATTGGAAGTGTTACATCTGACCCATGTTACAACCATCCACTGTCTCCCCTACCTTCCTAACAAATATCTTCATATCAGTTTGTGCCTAAATACAATTTAGtaaaaatatgtgtaatattgttgttgctgctaAGTGCCAGGTAATGAAACATCAATCCGtcgaaaaaataataaagaaataaaaaaattagtaTAAACAACTTTCTGTATTAACAGAAGTGATGGTTATAATGTTGTTCATTTGTAAGGGAATGGCCAGGGGTGTCGCTAGacctaaagctctactggggcacaGGCCCCCCATCACTTTTTCGatcacttttttcttaaaaacctgctgtgtgcaagaagtatgcaacacaatgcactatacaaacttcccttgcttaaaccactatgcctacagtgcaacaatactgggcaaggtaaacatttatgtatttaaaaatatttaagtatcttcaacataataaacataaactttattaacatgtttgcatgcactGTATGGGAATAATAAAAGCAGAGAGAAACTTTTCTCgcacatctgcattcattacacaataataacaatgaataattaaatattttcaagaatttacaattacaatatttcaagaaacaattcgttttatggctccaactaatataaataacatgttttacctaaaaaaaacaatattttctggTTTAACAGCCAAGTCCAAACAAAGTTGATTATTTTTTTGAACCAACTGTACATGCCTATAAAAGCACAGAGTTACTGCCAACTTTTTATGTAATGTCCTAAACTAGAGctagtaaattaaatattattttcatttctgaGAGTCCAGAACACAATGTTTTTCTaagcaacaatgcaattttacagacttGAAAATTGTTTTTCTGAGACATATTCCTCTAATGTCTGAGACCTGACCTGACTGGCTGGGGATGTAGAGCCGGATTATCCattgggcattatgggcacaggcccaggggcccatgcgcacTTGGGGCCCAAGCAAGGGGAAGACAATTTCACATAACAGTATTtccgctatattcattctgctgtGCGCTTCTCTGGCCCGCACTGTCGCACACACGCagatgcacacacaaaacagtgtttctaattTAGGAAGTCTATCTCTTGATTTAGTAACATTTACGAGCCCTCTAgtggcttttgttcagaagaagcacatagcgacaaatctagcaaCTTCTTGGCTAGACTTTAgatttcattcagtgggaaaatgtcgcccgtgctgccccgcgagcgcgagATCTCTCTTTCCCAGCGCAGTGATCCCGTCTCTCGGCATCACTCTGTAcagtgagcggcaggaagaagcagcacattcaattCACCGTATGACgactcctgaatgaaatgagaacaaaacagcgtttccaacaacctgccACTGTTATCgcctgtttggatatataaacatgaacacatttcgtTGCTAAATATGCACAATGGTTACCtagacagaggctgtgtgaaagaacataGCCAAAAGATTTTTATGGTGAtttgttagatgatgtcgcgtTATAAGTCAGAACTGACaatagaaactgaaaatatgtcaatgagaatggctttattgttttaaatctAATCTATTAAATCTAAAAAGgaaagagttttttttacatgtatttggtggtgtttctttgccaattatgaattttatattgatatcatgatgatcaggtctaactgccttactttatcattatttagccttcattattagaaaatccacagtgcttttacatacattgcaaaacgtttacatacacacaaatattatgATGTCGTAATATATAGGTTAATGACTTAGAATATTCTTTAATGCCATTTAACACATTACATGATTACATAAGAATATGAGTCgcaaggtgcttgttacacaaataaagtttaacaaatggacaaattactcctATATGTAATCATTGGCAAAGACTGCcattttattcttagaaaacaATGATGTtcataagaaaatatttgagaattgcacttaagaatattcttaagaacttcctataatttatcttaagaaagtgcttatgttttctcttaagaacagttttgtgaatccggcgtgtttgtgaattatggaagaatctgatagaactgaattggtAGAGGTGAGGCAGTGTGTGCTTACATacgccagtgagttacagtatgcagggaaatgtcttaatattgttgctgctggtccaggaaagcattgttgcaatcatgtggtgtaAATCCTGTAGGATttaggatgtgtacaggtgttgatattgtcctttaggttgtgatcatagtttgtaacttgtcaatgtaattcGGTATAAGATAGAGGTGTTTCCTACAGGTAGTAAGTACCCTATAGGCTAattcaaaactttattgtgtgcacctgcaggggcctctgaattcttaatccgggcctgggGATGTACAGTAGTTTATCAAGTCTTACCTCCCTCAAACTTTGCACAAACAATGCGCGAAAAATCCTTAAAAATTCCCTCACAGCGTGGGTTCGGCAAGATCCCACACTTTCCGTGATCCTGACACAGTGCGTTACGTAAACGGACCAGCTCAATAATTTATACGCATTGCTTTTAAAGCTGAGCCGCCTTCAAACGGAGATCTGTGCAGGTGTGAGTGctgttctctctccctctctctcactctctcacacacacgcacgcacgcacacacaaacaaatgacaGACACCAACCAAACTTGATTTTGCCGAATTTTATTTGACAAAGTATTCGACTCTTGTTGTTTTTCCCTcgctctctctttgtctctgtattgttatatttacagtaataaaaaataaatcatttttggaaGGATTACATTCCACACTTACATTGCAACGTGTAGCATGTTCCCTTCATAAAGTGCTTGTCAGATTTGAATTCACAATACAAAGAGAAACAACGcaagataaataaatgataaacacTTACACAGTTTAAGAGCACCCATCCACATCTCTGACCATAAGGGCCACACATTTGTCCAGTTACAATCGACACATTGTGCTGACAGTTTGCCTATACATGTACATTCCTTAGCTCTATAGATGGATTTTTGAGTGATTTTAGATTATAGCGAGACTTAACGTACACAGATTTTGATAATGGACTGCATTTGGATGCAGTGGTTACATAAACCCAGAGGCTCTTCCAAAGgcttaatctctctctctttctctctctctctcttttttagtCTCTCTCCCTCATTCTGGAAAGTCTCCTTCGCACTAATGTAGCTGTTGATGGGAAACACAGAGCTCTGCTTAATGGCCCAGAAAAGGGATTTCAAGTAGCCTagataaatgtaacatttcatGCTCTTCAAGGTTATTTTTAGCAGGGCCAGATTTAGTGGTAAAAGAACTCTTGTGCGGTTAGGAGCTGTCATTCAGACAACCTCCCTCTGTTTATGTACGACAGCAGAGACGTCACAATAGGGTATGCTGGGCTTTTTGTCATTCTCACTCCAGATTCTTTTTTCTTGTAACTAAAGAATTCAGCCGCAGTAGCTCAGGATGAGTGCactcattttacattttatccaCTCCTGTCTGAAGATATGTGTAACTTTTTCCTGATGATGGCTGGATGTCTGGAGTTCTTTAATTCTATGATGATATCTGTGGTGTTAGTAATTAGATAGGTCACTTTTGAGCATGAGGCTGAGGGTGGACCATCTGTCTGTGGTCTGGGGCAAGAAAGGGCTGGCCCAATCCAACAGAATCTTAAAGAGAGGACTGCAGTGTTCTCGGTAACCAAATTGGTCAGCAATGTCCAAGAAAATACCAGAGTATGGGATGAACACAGGCGTTCCCTTGGTGTACCACCTGGTTCTCTGGGTCTGATTTTAAGTTCTCCCTTACAGACTCCACTTAAAACTAGTTGTCACAAAACAAACTGTATCTGTCTTAGATAACCATCTCAAACTGTGCTTTGACCACCGCAAGATTTTCAAATGAATGTTACTGTTGACACAGAAAAGTGATGATATCACCGGTGATGAATGCATGAAAATCAATAAGACACTAGTTAGTGAAATTATGGCACTTTCTGCCTTGTcaacacttttttgttttgtatgtttttgttcttttgcttttgcttttttAGGAAACCATCGATAAGAATACAGATacggaacacacacacacacatatacatacacaccGAAACAACATCAAAAAAACTCATGCCCTgatgtgtataaaaatatatgtttccATACAGCATTGCATAAGAAAAATAACCGCTTGCACCCCTTAACAAACAGAATCTATGGCATCCCATTGAGTACACTGTAGTAGAGATACATTACATAAGATTAGATTTGCAGAAAACAGTTGATATTTGCCACGTTTTGTGTGTTAGGTGGGGtaggttatttttttaaaagtgggCACAGTGTGACAGGTCACTGAACCCCACTCCTGACATAAATGAGTGGTGtataaacaaatggttcatGCTCTCTTTCACTTTCAGAATCACACGCACAATCACACAGaacaaaaattgagattttttccACAGTGTCCAGACTGTGGAAGTAACTGCTTAAAAGTTCATCAGATTTCGTACAGGTCACTAAGAGTATTGAGGTTAGTCAGAGGGCGCCTGGGTGGGCTCTCAACATCAACTTGTACTACAATGTGAAggtatattttataaaacagtacAGTTGATTTAATAAGCTTTAAAAAGAAACACCCTGGTCTCGCTAACCTATTCTCAGTCTGTTCAAGTCAGGAAGTAGAATTAGCTCTGTTGATGGCCTCATTGTGATTGTAGCTCTATCAATGAACGGTACATTTTGATTCATTATTGCAGAAGAGAGAAGGTAAGGCCAAAATGAAGATCCTCTGCTCGCAAATGAGGGGTTGTCAAAAAACAGCTGCGACATTCATATCCCCTATTCAAAAAAAGCAaggctttatatttcacatttatctTTGAGTTCTTTATGCTTTTTTTGGTTATACAGCTTAAAAAGCATCAGATATGCCAGATTCAATTGTGTGTTTCTGTTAATGTGCCATTTAAAGGTCATTTTGCTGTCTTAATTTCATTCAACGCTTAATTTTAGTCTTTAGTGAAACTATGTCCTTGTCCCATGTTGGTTTAGTTATTTGATCTTTTCTGTATATCTCTTTAAACACAAGCCAACCCCTAACATTGATCTCTGGTCTAACTGACTAATTGTACAGTCAACACACTCAATTATATCTGATAATCGCTGGGATCATTTCACTGTACAGACCCAGACCTTTCATTTAAGTCTTTCTGCCCAAGGTGGCCTTTTGCAAAAAAACGCAATTACAGTTGCCTTGAAAGACGTCGCCTGAGGTCGAATTTAAAGCGTCTTGGCTGACATCTCATTTCATGCACAAAACTTCATTAACCCAGCCGTCGCGCACCAAGACGTGTGCCAGAGCACACAAATTGCGTGTGGGATGTGAATTCCAAAGACCAAAAATATGTGCTACACTACTTCATGGCAGCGTTTTCTTTAACGTCACACATAAAATTAGCAATAATTTGGTAAAGTTGGACGTAAAGGGATTGACACTGGAAGCGTTACAATTTTCAATTGTGGGACTGTGTTTTCTCTGGgttgtttttccatttaaaaGGGGGAATAAAGCTCACTGTGTCTGCTGCTGTCCATGGTCCTGAAAGTGCTCCGTGTAACATGAAACGTATCCACCGTTTACATCTTTCTTTACACAAATCAGGCTTGGTCTTCTAACCATTTCCACTGTTAATGGtgattttatatataatgtattgATATATTTGATATCAATTTGATTTATCTCCAGTTGTTATCTCACTCAGATTAGGTATTTTTGATGCAATTTGATCTCACTGAGTTGTACCATGCATTGAAGACATCCAATCATACAGTTCAGGTTGACATCATGGACTTACGTAACCACAACACCTATTGCACAACCAGCAACATTTGACTGGGATCTCAGCAAGGAAGGACATCATATCATTAACACAGACACAGTACAAACTGATTATGTGAAATAGATGTAACTCATTCTTAGTCCGACCTATACATCGCTTGATGTCCTTGGACGCAAGGAGAAGTTGGATGGCACGCAACCGCAGCAGGCGAGCCAGAGGGATTTCTGGATGTCCGGATTTCTGTAAGCGTAAATGATTGGGTTTATGACCGAATTGCATGTGGCTGGCAGCACCGTTGCATACGTGTAGATCATTGGGTAGCTGGAGTCCGCCACAATTGAATACATGGCAAAGGGCATCCAGCATGCGGCAAAGGTGCAGAGAATGACCGAGAGTGTGGAAACGCCTTTTGTGGTAGAAATGGCCATAAACTGGTGCTGGACAGCGATTTGCTGCGCGTGGCGGAAGGCAATCTTACAGATCTGCAGGTAGAGCTGCATCATGAGGGCAAACACCAGCAGGAACGTCACAGCGAGCACCACGGCATTGTTTTTGGTGACTGGCCGACAAATACTGCAGCTGGCCTCATCTCGTAGGCAGTTCCAGCCGAGCACTGGCAGAAGGCCCAGGATGATGCACACCAGCCAAATGAGAACCACCATGACATAGGTGAACGTCACCATGCGTTCCGAGTGGTAGGTCAGGGCATTGTAGAGGGACAAATAGCGATCCACCGTGATGGCCAAGATGTTGAGCACTGATGCAGAGAAGGCGGCGATCAGCAGGCCGACGGAGATCAGAGTCACAAACTCGGTGTCCAGCATATAGATGAAGACAAAGTTGAGAATGAGGCCAAGTCCAGCGAGCAGGTCCGCAAATGCAAGACTCCCTATCAGAATGAACATGGGAGCTCTCAGCGTGGGCGTGTAAAAGAGGATGGCGATCACAATTGCATTCTCGCAGGAGATGAGCGTGCCCGTCACGCACAGCGCAATGTCCCACGGGCTAACAGGAATCGGCCGCAGCTCAGCCGTTAGCACCGGCGATGAGTTCCGCACATCCAGGAGATTCCACGTGCCCGCCGTGGAGAGGGAAGAGGTGTTTTGAAGTTGGTTGCTCATTGCTGCTGCAAGAGAGTGAATCATAGCTGAtggtgggggggggggagggggtgaaagagagagagaggggtgcgGTAGAGAAGATaagagagaatgtgtgtgtcaGTGCAAAGGCAGTGGGAATAGGATATCTGTCAAAAGAAATATGCCTGAAGCCCCCAAACCTAAACTAATAGTCTTTTTCCTTTAGCAGTCTCTTCTAAACAGTAGAACAAACATCCCAATCAGGCAAAATGagatacatttacttgtttGTATTTCATGATCATAACTAGCACGTCGAAATTATAAATTtaaagtttt
This region of Triplophysa rosa linkage group LG1, Trosa_1v2, whole genome shotgun sequence genomic DNA includes:
- the gpr185b gene encoding G-protein coupled receptor 12; translation: MIHSLAAAMSNQLQNTSSLSTAGTWNLLDVRNSSPVLTAELRPIPVSPWDIALCVTGTLISCENAIVIAILFYTPTLRAPMFILIGSLAFADLLAGLGLILNFVFIYMLDTEFVTLISVGLLIAAFSASVLNILAITVDRYLSLYNALTYHSERMVTFTYVMVVLIWLVCIILGLLPVLGWNCLRDEASCSICRPVTKNNAVVLAVTFLLVFALMMQLYLQICKIAFRHAQQIAVQHQFMAISTTKGVSTLSVILCTFAACWMPFAMYSIVADSSYPMIYTYATVLPATCNSVINPIIYAYRNPDIQKSLWLACCGCVPSNFSLRPRTSSDV